The genomic interval CCACCGCTCGGCGAGCCTGCTCGACGTGGAGATCGACACCGAGGGCGCCGCGGAGATCGCCGGACGCTCCCGCGGCACGCCCCGCATCGCCAACCGCCTGCTGCGCCGGGTCCGCGACTACGCGCAGGTCAAGGGCGACGGCCGGATCACCCAGGACGTCGCCGCCGCGGCCCTCGCGGTGTACGAGGTGGACGCCCGGGGCCTGGACCGGCTGGACCGGGCGGTGCTGGAGGCGCTCCTCAAGCTGTTCGGCGGCGGTCCGGTCGGCCTGTCCACGCTCGCCGTCGCGGTGGGGGAGGAGCGTGAGACCGTGGAGGAGGTGGCCGAGCCCTTCCTGGTGCGGGAGGGACTGCTCGCCCGTACCCCCCGGGGACGGGTGGCGACGCCCGCGGCATGGTCGCATCTCGGCCTCACGCCGCCGCGCCCGCAGGCCGCCGGAAACGGACAAGGGGACCTGTTCGGGGCGTGACGGCGGGCGCGTTGGCCCGGGCAGGAACCCGGGTGCCATGCTGAGCGTTGTTCCCTTGGTGCGGACTCGCCTAGACTCCGCCGGTGCCGCCCTTGTCGGCGGCAGCACACACCCCCAACCATCAGGCCGTTCACCATCGCGGTCGTGTGAAGGAAGTTCCGACCCGTGAGTCTCCTGACCCTCCTCCCGTTCATTGTGCTCATCGGGGCCATGTTCCTGATGACCCGCTCGGCCAAGAAGAAGCAGCAGCAGGTCATCGAGATGCGGAACCAGATGCAGCCCGGTTCCGGCGTCCGCACGATCGGGGGCATGTACGCCACGGTCAAGGAGGTCAACGAGGACACCGTCCTCCTCGACGCCGGGCCGGGCGTGGAGCTGCTGTTCGCGAAGAACTCGATCGGCGCCGTCCTGAGCGACGACGAGTACAACCGCATCGTCCACGGCATCGAGCAC from Streptomyces sp. DH-12 carries:
- the yajC gene encoding preprotein translocase subunit YajC; translation: MSLLTLLPFIVLIGAMFLMTRSAKKKQQQVIEMRNQMQPGSGVRTIGGMYATVKEVNEDTVLLDAGPGVELLFAKNSIGAVLSDDEYNRIVHGIEHDPQSDADVVPDDASSLTETDDSSDAAADSDDTPVDLGKKDAEDEPADATADARAKKSDGGTDAK